A region from the Thermoplasmatales archaeon genome encodes:
- the lysM_2 gene encoding HTH-type transcriptional regulator LysM: MINDRAELDQRLISILRGNSRMPLSDIARELNISRITVKHRIDDLVSSGVISGFTLKLSIEDENLAIVHFSKNSELPADLLLEDYELIDGSHMAVMHYEDIPKIGDLEIRNLEIVKRRKFFDANIRLSHVHCDYCGKLIRDSPLRVTLNNHVYYACCSNCERSIRQKVSKLEKMKT, encoded by the coding sequence ATGATCAATGATAGGGCTGAACTCGATCAGAGACTAATATCTATCCTGAGGGGAAATTCCCGGATGCCTCTCTCTGACATCGCCAGGGAACTAAATATAAGCCGGATAACTGTCAAGCACAGAATTGATGATCTTGTCTCATCCGGAGTAATTTCAGGCTTTACTCTAAAGCTCTCGATCGAGGATGAAAACCTGGCAATTGTGCACTTCAGTAAAAACTCTGAACTGCCAGCAGATCTTCTCCTTGAGGACTACGAACTCATTGATGGAAGCCACATGGCTGTTATGCACTATGAAGATATCCCAAAAATCGGCGACCTGGAAATCAGGAATCTGGAGATAGTCAAGAGGAGAAAATTTTTCGACGCGAATATAAGATTGTCTCACGTGCACTGCGATTATTGTGGAAAACTCATAAGAGATTCTCCACTCCGCGTAACACTTAATAATCACGTTTACTACGCATGCTGCTCTAATTGCGAGAGAAGCATCAGGCAGAAAGTGTCAAAACTTGAGAAAATGAAAACTTGA
- a CDS encoding glycerol-3-phosphate dehydrogenase, whose translation MKEFSFRTREKEISELDGKHFQVAIIGGGITGAGLANIMAENGVSTVLFDKSDFCAGTSAGSSKLIHGGLRYLQQGKIRLTRELLKEREYLLKTTDIVKKLDFKVIIDDYSWGKGELTFGIFLYNVLAGHLKVQRMVKDNLGIPGVKGYFPYYDAVTEDTELVMYNIAYASQLGATCLNYTEITSISKPDKNYALEYIDRHGKKTGKVSAEIVVNCGGPWAKRVRELYDRNSPGNLSLSKGIHIILDKKVIGINYAIAFRSHIDKRQLFIIPRDKVTIIGTTDKFIDSPDDFSVPEEDINYLIDSVKRLFPTVSRDKVIGSFAGIRPLFGSGDDPGKISRDFHIERDNGLIDIYGGKLTSYRAIARKVARMIAPELKINIRTKGLPVIDYKRPKGEDRISFEAMYECPLYPEDIKLRREAAQIYDPMGQEKVEKDAETVLKSMEK comes from the coding sequence ATGAAGGAATTCTCATTCAGGACAAGGGAAAAAGAGATATCAGAGCTAGATGGAAAGCATTTCCAGGTTGCAATAATAGGCGGTGGAATTACCGGGGCGGGACTGGCAAATATTATGGCAGAGAATGGTGTCAGCACTGTTCTATTTGACAAGTCAGATTTCTGTGCAGGCACCAGCGCAGGCTCATCAAAACTGATCCACGGAGGTCTGCGGTACCTTCAGCAGGGAAAGATCCGCCTGACACGGGAGTTGCTCAAGGAGCGGGAATACCTTCTCAAGACAACGGACATTGTAAAAAAGCTGGATTTCAAGGTCATCATTGACGATTACTCCTGGGGGAAAGGGGAACTTACGTTTGGCATATTCCTTTACAATGTTCTTGCTGGTCACCTGAAGGTGCAGAGAATGGTGAAAGACAATCTCGGCATCCCCGGAGTGAAAGGTTACTTTCCGTATTATGATGCTGTCACAGAGGACACAGAGCTTGTGATGTATAACATAGCTTACGCTTCTCAACTTGGTGCAACATGCCTTAACTATACAGAGATAACTTCCATATCAAAGCCCGACAAAAATTATGCGCTGGAATATATCGACAGGCACGGAAAGAAGACAGGCAAGGTTTCAGCCGAGATTGTGGTCAACTGCGGCGGACCATGGGCTAAGAGGGTAAGGGAACTTTACGATCGGAATAGCCCGGGAAACCTGAGTTTGAGCAAGGGAATACACATAATTCTAGACAAAAAGGTGATCGGCATAAATTATGCAATAGCGTTCAGATCACACATTGACAAGAGGCAGCTCTTCATCATCCCAAGGGATAAGGTTACGATTATAGGCACAACGGACAAATTCATCGATTCTCCAGACGATTTCTCGGTTCCTGAAGAAGATATAAATTATCTGATTGATAGCGTCAAACGGCTCTTTCCCACAGTAAGCAGGGATAAGGTTATAGGGTCGTTTGCGGGCATAAGGCCGCTTTTCGGCAGCGGAGATGACCCGGGAAAGATATCAAGAGATTTCCACATAGAACGAGATAATGGATTAATAGACATATACGGCGGGAAGCTCACCAGCTACAGGGCAATTGCCAGGAAAGTTGCCAGGATGATTGCTCCAGAATTAAAGATAAATATTAGGACAAAAGGTCTTCCTGTTATAGATTATAAGCGTCCTAAAGGCGAGGATCGTATTAGTTTTGAAGCCATGTATGAATGCCCCCTGTATCCGGAAGACATAAAGCTAAGGAGGGAAGCTGCACAGATATACGATCCCATGGGGCAGGAAAAGGTAGAGAAGGACGCGGAGACTGTGCTGAAGTCCATGGAAAAGTAA
- the copA_2 gene encoding putative copper-exporting P-type ATPase A, which produces MPTDPVCGMYVPETSNIYTVVDGEKIYFCSKSCMQEYTSPDVRERSLKSRLEVAWAFAIPVLILTYFFQFPFKDYVLLALALPVQLYSGYVFYQGAYMAVKSRSGNMDLLITIGTVTAFVFSIFITLFPRAITSAGVYFDASAFIITLILTGNYVENSTKKRANRSAARLVDMIPATSHFINSSGDVTDRSTSELSAGDRILVKPGELFPCDGKIYEGLTEVDQSILTGEQEPVTRREGDDVYSGTSNLNGSVKVTISKTGKNTTVGQIYDMIRRAATGRAKVQKIADRFSAIFIPIVLSVAFASSIFWVLFLTYVGSPYAIEIAVLSFVSVVVIACPCAIGLAGPITMLISSSISSENGIVIKNAGSLDRLAKATRVVFDKTGTLTESEPEILSISVQGSMKEESLLAMAAAIEMNSNHPVAKAITVEAKRRNLNIPPATGIIEIPGTGIEGKAEGRKIRLERSFQPSGSAVDVFVDGNNVGSIHLGYRIRHGSKEAVDQLKSIGLSLSVLSGDSEPAVADIAAKLGITDIHAGVLPGKKAEVVKQFQADGDYVIFVGDGINDTVALETADVGIAMGSGSEIARNSGDLIILSNDLGSIPKAIVIAGKTVSKIRQNIFWAISYNSALIPVAAGILVPVFGLTIYSILPMLAALAMGFSSTTVVMNSILMKGRTQKVLRGIGNSAVVKQVTGGA; this is translated from the coding sequence ATGCCTACAGACCCAGTATGCGGCATGTACGTTCCCGAAACAAGTAACATATATACTGTTGTTGACGGCGAGAAAATTTATTTCTGCTCCAAGTCATGCATGCAGGAATACACATCCCCCGATGTCAGGGAAAGGAGCCTTAAATCAAGACTTGAGGTTGCGTGGGCGTTCGCGATACCTGTACTGATCCTTACATACTTCTTTCAGTTTCCATTCAAGGATTACGTGCTTCTTGCGCTTGCACTTCCAGTTCAGCTCTATTCAGGCTACGTATTCTACCAGGGCGCATACATGGCAGTAAAATCCCGTTCAGGTAACATGGATCTGCTTATCACTATCGGCACTGTAACTGCCTTTGTCTTTTCCATTTTCATCACACTGTTCCCCCGGGCCATAACATCGGCGGGTGTTTACTTTGATGCATCAGCATTCATAATCACCCTGATACTCACTGGAAACTATGTAGAGAACAGCACAAAGAAAAGGGCAAACAGGTCAGCCGCCCGGCTGGTTGACATGATCCCGGCCACGAGCCATTTCATCAACAGTAGTGGCGATGTAACTGACAGGAGCACGTCCGAACTGTCTGCGGGAGACAGAATCCTGGTGAAGCCCGGGGAGTTGTTTCCATGTGACGGCAAGATATACGAGGGGCTTACAGAAGTGGATCAGTCTATACTGACTGGCGAGCAGGAACCGGTTACCCGAAGAGAGGGGGATGATGTGTACTCAGGCACGTCCAACCTCAACGGATCTGTGAAGGTCACGATTTCAAAGACCGGAAAGAATACAACCGTTGGCCAGATTTACGACATGATAAGAAGGGCTGCAACCGGAAGGGCCAAGGTACAGAAAATAGCGGACAGGTTCTCTGCCATTTTTATACCTATTGTTCTGAGCGTAGCTTTCGCTTCATCAATATTCTGGGTTCTTTTTCTTACTTATGTTGGAAGCCCATATGCCATCGAGATAGCAGTGCTGTCATTCGTTTCTGTTGTAGTGATAGCATGTCCCTGTGCAATCGGGCTTGCAGGTCCAATTACCATGCTTATATCGTCCAGCATCTCGTCGGAAAATGGCATTGTGATCAAGAACGCTGGCTCGCTTGACCGTCTGGCAAAAGCGACGAGGGTGGTGTTCGACAAAACCGGAACCCTTACTGAGAGCGAGCCGGAAATACTGTCCATATCCGTACAGGGAAGCATGAAAGAGGAAAGTCTGCTTGCAATGGCAGCTGCAATTGAGATGAATTCAAATCATCCTGTGGCTAAGGCCATTACCGTTGAGGCAAAACGCAGGAACCTGAATATACCTCCTGCTACTGGAATAATCGAAATTCCCGGAACCGGCATTGAAGGAAAGGCCGAAGGCAGAAAGATACGCCTTGAGAGGTCGTTCCAGCCTTCTGGATCTGCCGTAGATGTTTTCGTTGATGGCAATAATGTGGGGTCGATCCATCTTGGGTACAGGATACGCCATGGATCAAAGGAAGCAGTGGATCAGCTGAAATCAATTGGATTGTCGTTATCTGTACTTTCGGGTGATTCCGAGCCGGCTGTAGCAGACATAGCAGCGAAACTGGGCATAACAGACATACACGCAGGGGTCCTGCCAGGGAAGAAGGCAGAAGTCGTCAAACAGTTCCAGGCAGATGGGGACTATGTTATTTTCGTTGGAGATGGCATAAATGATACAGTAGCCCTGGAGACAGCAGATGTTGGCATTGCAATGGGAAGCGGATCAGAAATTGCAAGGAACAGCGGTGATCTTATAATCCTGAGCAATGATCTTGGCAGCATACCAAAAGCAATTGTCATAGCCGGTAAAACAGTTTCCAAGATCAGGCAGAACATCTTCTGGGCAATAAGTTACAACAGCGCATTGATACCAGTTGCTGCAGGAATACTTGTTCCTGTATTTGGCCTGACAATATATTCAATACTGCCAATGCTTGCTGCCCTGGCTATGGGATTTAGTTCCACCACGGTGGTAATGAATTCAATTCTCATGAAGGGAAGAACTCAGAAGGTGCTGAGGGGCATTGGGAATTCAGCCGTGGTCAAACAAGTTACCGGGGGCGCGTGA
- a CDS encoding glycolate oxidase subunit GlcD, with translation MPAVRVLYGTRDKYEIHPAAVREIESFFGIRWSDILWDGKVQVPDLPQDKKLKEDLSGMLDPDKISLDPQSRLIHSFGLSSNEIAGLKAGRYPEIVDAVVEPEAKDLPGLIAFLKSRKIHSIIYGGGTSVNGSLLYKRKGLTIAISTDRLKEYRVVDNIAIVGSGWKGGELEKKLNESGLTAGHFPESMLASTVGGWVATKAAGQESNYYGSIEDRTIGAVVVRSDGIIRDTISPRESSGIMAKDIALGSEGRYGVITEVALKVQSLPKKRFYRAFILRDFESGIDYMRKLHGIPAVVRLSDAEETGFSLNNTEESFGIRYVRSRIRSMGFEKPCLIIMIDNDQDRIVKPPRSISLGRSPAVTWERDRYERPYLGNELWKRGIIPDTLETSAIWDNMATLHSTTLLEFERIREERGFRGFIMSHISHVYDQGACIYFTFAIMSGNEIEDLSAVREAILNNFITQGSPVTHHHGPGTLMRKYVEKNMIAMQALLMDPIFSEVE, from the coding sequence ATGCCTGCCGTCAGGGTTCTTTATGGAACTAGGGACAAATACGAAATTCATCCGGCAGCAGTTAGAGAGATAGAGTCATTTTTCGGGATTAGATGGTCCGATATACTTTGGGATGGAAAGGTTCAGGTACCGGATTTGCCACAGGATAAGAAACTCAAGGAAGATCTGTCCGGGATGCTGGATCCGGATAAAATATCGCTGGACCCACAAAGCAGGCTGATTCATTCCTTTGGTTTATCTTCCAATGAGATCGCCGGACTTAAGGCTGGCAGATATCCTGAAATTGTCGACGCTGTCGTCGAGCCGGAAGCTAAAGACCTTCCCGGACTCATCGCCTTCCTGAAATCCAGGAAAATCCACTCCATAATCTACGGGGGCGGGACTTCCGTTAATGGGTCTTTGCTCTACAAGAGAAAAGGTTTGACAATAGCAATTTCCACAGATCGCCTGAAAGAATACAGGGTCGTTGACAATATTGCCATAGTGGGGTCAGGCTGGAAAGGCGGCGAACTCGAGAAGAAACTCAACGAATCAGGATTGACAGCGGGGCATTTCCCTGAATCAATGCTGGCCTCAACAGTTGGCGGTTGGGTAGCTACAAAAGCAGCCGGACAGGAATCAAACTATTATGGATCTATAGAAGACAGAACCATCGGAGCTGTTGTAGTGAGATCAGACGGTATTATAAGGGATACAATCAGTCCAAGGGAATCATCCGGGATCATGGCAAAGGACATTGCTCTTGGTTCTGAGGGAAGGTACGGCGTGATAACAGAGGTTGCACTGAAGGTACAATCCCTTCCCAAAAAAAGATTTTACAGGGCATTTATCCTGAGAGATTTTGAGTCAGGCATAGATTACATGAGAAAACTCCATGGCATTCCTGCAGTAGTGAGGCTTTCTGATGCAGAAGAAACTGGATTTTCCCTAAACAATACTGAGGAATCATTTGGCATCAGGTATGTGCGGAGCAGGATAAGGTCCATGGGTTTCGAGAAACCGTGCCTCATTATAATGATAGACAATGATCAGGACAGGATCGTCAAACCACCACGATCCATATCACTTGGAAGGTCACCTGCAGTGACCTGGGAGCGTGATAGATACGAAAGGCCGTATCTCGGAAACGAATTATGGAAGAGGGGAATCATTCCCGATACCCTTGAAACTTCAGCGATATGGGATAATATGGCTACCCTCCACTCCACAACTTTATTGGAATTTGAAAGGATCAGGGAAGAGAGAGGGTTCAGGGGATTCATAATGTCCCACATTTCGCACGTATACGATCAGGGTGCATGCATATATTTCACATTTGCGATCATGTCAGGAAACGAGATCGAGGATCTGTCGGCAGTAAGAGAAGCTATCCTGAACAACTTCATTACTCAGGGGTCTCCCGTGACGCATCATCATGGCCCTGGAACGCTCATGCGGAAGTACGTGGAGAAGAACATGATCGCAATGCAAGCTTTACTGATGGACCCGATATTTTCGGAGGTTGAATAA
- a CDS encoding Putative sterol carrier protein, with amino-acid sequence MAKFPSEEWVKEYMEKLNASKAYEDAGKTWEGDIMFVVQKDEAHPSDEYIYLDLYHGKCRSAKYIASADNLPKTEFKYIGKYSNWNKLLNREIDPIQGILTGKFKLEGPMMKIMRYTKAAKEMVNTAATVGQ; translated from the coding sequence ATGGCAAAATTTCCGAGTGAAGAGTGGGTCAAGGAGTACATGGAGAAGCTCAATGCAAGCAAAGCCTACGAAGACGCGGGTAAGACATGGGAGGGAGATATCATGTTTGTGGTGCAGAAAGATGAGGCACACCCGAGCGACGAGTATATTTACCTGGACCTGTATCACGGGAAATGCCGTTCGGCAAAGTACATAGCATCTGCTGATAACCTGCCGAAAACTGAATTCAAGTACATAGGAAAATATTCAAACTGGAACAAGCTGTTAAACAGAGAGATAGACCCAATCCAGGGGATCCTTACCGGAAAATTCAAGCTCGAAGGTCCCATGATGAAGATAATGCGATACACAAAAGCTGCAAAAGAGATGGTTAACACAGCAGCCACTGTAGGCCAATAA